Proteins encoded within one genomic window of Propionispora hippei DSM 15287:
- a CDS encoding DMT family transporter: MQARIAEWIRCPANELLISNLIMTLVALFWGVSFISIKIAVAEIPPVTMALLRFIIASALLILVLRHLEPEAKLAKKDIPRMVLGGIFGITLYFYFENIGVKLSTAANASLIVALVPIITISLDVLVFRSEVTRLKIAGVVIGLLGSYLAVTANGELDFSSSNFKGNLLVVGAMISWALYTLVNKSLQGKYSGVAMTTYQTCLGTLFLLPLSLVEHAEWRLFSLQALLHLVFLAVFCSVLCYVLYIYVLKRLDVAVTTLYLNVVPIVGVVCGYLVLGERVFPSQIIGGALTLLAILLANLERRKTGSNIVET, translated from the coding sequence ATGCAAGCGCGGATTGCAGAGTGGATTCGTTGCCCGGCTAACGAACTGCTGATTTCTAATTTGATCATGACCTTGGTTGCCCTGTTTTGGGGAGTTTCTTTTATTAGCATTAAAATTGCCGTAGCAGAAATCCCACCGGTGACTATGGCGTTGCTGCGCTTTATTATAGCCTCGGCTTTGCTGATTTTGGTCCTGCGGCATCTGGAGCCGGAGGCGAAGCTGGCGAAAAAGGACATTCCCCGCATGGTGCTTGGCGGCATTTTTGGTATTACTTTGTACTTTTATTTTGAGAATATCGGCGTTAAGCTGTCTACGGCAGCCAACGCCTCGCTAATTGTGGCGCTAGTGCCGATTATCACCATCAGTCTGGATGTGCTGGTCTTTCGCAGCGAGGTAACCCGGTTAAAAATAGCCGGCGTAGTGATCGGCTTGCTGGGCAGCTATCTGGCGGTGACGGCTAACGGTGAATTGGATTTCAGTTCGTCCAATTTTAAGGGAAACTTGCTGGTGGTGGGGGCAATGATTTCCTGGGCTCTTTATACGCTGGTAAATAAATCACTGCAGGGCAAATATTCCGGTGTGGCGATGACCACTTATCAGACCTGTTTGGGGACGTTGTTTTTGCTGCCGCTGTCGCTTGTTGAGCATGCGGAGTGGCGCCTTTTCTCTCTGCAGGCTTTGCTCCACCTGGTGTTCCTCGCGGTGTTTTGCTCTGTGCTTTGCTATGTATTATACATTTATGTGCTTAAGCGTCTGGATGTCGCGGTTACTACTCTGTATTTAAACGTGGTTCCCATTGTCGGGGTAGTCTGTGGCTATCTGGTGCTGGGCGAAAGGGTATTTCCCAGCCAGATTATCGGCGGTGCCCTGACTCTGCTGGCTATTTTGCTGGCTAATCTGGAGCGGCGAAAAACCGGGAGCAACATCGTTGAGACTTGA